The genomic interval TTTCCTTGCGAGCCTACTGTTGCCTGGCCCTGCAGGAGCCTGCCCAAGCGATCGAACTGCTCGAAGGGACCGAGGAAGGACCGATATCAATGGGAATACTGCTGGCCAAAGCCTATGCGATGAAAGGTGACAGCGACCGCGCCAAACGTTATCTCCAGCAATCTATTTACACGAATGTAGCCAGTCTTTTCGGGGCTTTTCCCGACCTCATGGCGCTTTATGCAGATGCTCCGGAAAAAACGGATGCCTGTCTGCAAAAGGTGCTGAGTCTTGGGGAGGTGTTTCAGCTCAAAGAGATGCAGCCGTCCCATTATTTCACGGTGTATCTCACGGCAGCCGCGCTTTACTCAGCGCAGAACCGTAATGAAAAAGCGCTGGATATGTTGGAAGCATACGCGGATATCATTTTTCAAAAGAATACTTTCCCGTTAAAACTAAAAGGAAATTCATTTTTTGACATGCTGCAGCCGTATTTTGAATCTCTCAATTTGGGAGGAGATGCTCCGCGCAGCGATAAACTCATCCGTAAAGATTTGAAGAGCGTTGTGGTGGATAATCCTGCGTTTCAAAGTCTTAAATCGGAGGAGCGTTATCAGAAACTTTGGCGGCGACTTGAATCGATGGAGGAGGAAGTCTGATGGAAGATCTGATGTCCTATTTACCTTTTCTAATTCCGATCATGGTGATCGAACTTGCCCTGGCAGCAGCTGCGCTCGTTCATATTTTCCGGCACAGGACTTACCGCATCGGCAATCAGGTGCTTTGGGTAATTGTCGTTGTCCTGTTCCAGATTATCGGCCCTATCTTGTATTTTACCTTAGGCAAAGGTGACGACTAATGGAAATTCTGAAGCTGGAACATGTCAAGAAAAACTTCGGGGGTCTTCCGGTCATACAGGATTTGAGCTTCTCGGTCTCCGAAAGCTCCGTCTTTGGCCTGATAGGAAAGAACGGAGCAGGGAAGACAACTACCATGAAAATGCTTTTGGGTTTTTTAAAGTCTGACGCCGGAGAAATCAAAGTGTGCGGGGAAAAAGTCGCTTACGGAGACACAAGAACCAACAGGCATGTGGGTTATCTTCCGGATGTGCCGGAGTTTTACAGTTACATGACACCCGTCGAATATTTAAGACTGTGCGGGGAAATCTCCGGTCAGAAGCCTCGCCCAATCCGGAAAAAGACGGAAGAACTGCTGGCCCTTGTAGGGTTGGAGAACAGCAATCGAAAAATAAGCGGTTTTTCCCGAGGAATGAAACAGCGGCTGGGGATTGCCCAGGCTCTGATGAACGAGCCGCGGCTCTTGATCTGCGACGAACCGACGTCCGCGCTTGACCCCGTTGGCAGAAAAGAGATATTGGATATTTTGTCCGTTGCCGGACAGCAGACCGCCATTTTAATTTCCACCCATATTTTATCCGATGTGGAACGGCTCTGTGATCATATTGGGATTCTGAACGATGGCAAGCTTGTTTTACAAGGAAAACTCTCCGATATCAAGAATAGCTATCGCCATAGCTCTCTCCGGATCGAGTTGGCGGATCAAGACGGCGTTGCTGTTCTTGCCGGGAAGCTTGCAAATCTTCCGTTTGTATCTGCGGTAGAGGCCAAAGAAAATTTTCTGACCGTCCGCCTTGAGGACGTGGCTAAGGAAGGGCTAAGAATTATGGAACTGCTGCTCAGGGAACAGGTTTTCGTTTTGAAATATGAAGTACTTGAACCTTCGCTGGAAGATGTGTTCTTGGAGGTTATTCAATGAACGGTCTGATCGCTTTTACTAAAAAAGAATTTCTGGAGCAAGTCCGCAGCTATAAAGCCGTTATCATGGTTTCAGTACTGTTCTTATTCGGTATGACGAGTCCCTTACTGGCAAAGATGACGCCCGATATTTTTGCCCAGCTGACCGTTCAGGGAATATCCATCAGCATGCCGGAGCCGACAGTCCTGGATGCCTATGGCCAATTCTTCAAGAATATGAGCCAAATGGGTTTGATCGTCTTGCTGCTTGTCTTTAACGTTATGCTCTCCCAGGAAGTGACACGCGGTACGCTGGTCATCCTTCTTGCTAAGGGGTTGTCTCGATCTGCGGTCATCATGTCAAAATATTTGGCGTCTTTGATTTTGTGGACGGTGAGCTATGTCCTTGCCGCAGTCACCGATTATGGATATACTGTTTATCTGTTTGGGAGCTTCTCCTTGCCTCATCTGTTTTTCTCCTTATTTTGCCTATGGCTGTTCGGTGTTTTTCTCCTGGCAGTCCTTCTGCTGGCCAGCACACTTGCATCGGGGAATTACGGAGGACTTCTTCTGACAGCCACAGTCATGATGGTCCTGATGATCGCCAATGTGTTCCCAGCATTTCAAAAATGGAATCCGGTCGCACTTGCCTCGGATAACATTACGCTGCTTACAAATGCGGAAGCAATTGGCGGCATGTCCGTAACAGCTTGGACGACGCTGCTGATGATTGTGTTATGCCTGATTCTCTCAATCATAGTGTTCAGGAAAAAGAAACTGTAAGGCAAAGTACGATGATGCGTTATTTCATTGACCGCTGACAAATTATTTTGGCAGCGGTCTTCAATTTCCCATAAGGATTTATGGAAAAACAAGGAATGTATTGAACAATGTTGAATTATATGCAATAAATAAATATTTGCAAAAAGAGTAATTGGCATATTGTAAAGGATGCTGAAATCTGTTTTCTATAAACAAATTTTCAAGCACAATTAATTACTATAGTGGATAACCTTTTTCTGTATATAAATGGAGGGGTGGGCTAAAATGATACTTCTATCACCAGGATTTTGGGCTGCTATGTTAAGTTTTGCACTTGTTATGTGGGTAATTAAAATGCTTTGGAGAATTGACAAGAATGTAAAATCTATTGAGAGAAAATTGGATGCTACTTCAAATAAGAAAGATGATTCATTGTAGGATAAACACAATCTGAGAGAATATGAATGGAATATGCAGACTACGGACGCTGCGTAAATGTAAGCTGTAGAAGGTAAGGAGTGGGGTTATTGTCACAGGTTATAAAAGAGAAGACTATACTGTGTCCCGTAATGGATTTTGTTTGAGTATCCACATAGATTATAGCGGTGATTTAAATGGGGAGATTGATTGAGGATGGGAAAAAATAAAAAGGTAATTATCGGATGGATAGGTGTGTTCATAACCGTTATATTGTCAAGTGTATGGGCTTATTGGGGAGCTTTTGAAAATTTCCATGAAGGCTGGTACTCAACTTCCATCTGGGAAAACCTCTTTATGTTTTTGTTTCAATATATGTTATTTGCTATTATCTTTGTATTATTAGCATTAGTTATATTAAGATGGAAAAGAATAGGTTTTCTACTACATCTAATTTTTGGTGGCTTTTGTATTTGTTTTTTTTCCGGTGCTAGTTTTAATGTGCTAGGATTATTGATTATTATACCTTTTGCTGTTCTTGGGCTACTTTATTATTTTGGGGAGCCTGAGCCTAAGAAATGGGCATACAGGTTAATCATAATTGTTCCATTAGTTATTACTTTAGTTATTTCAATCCCTCAAGCTATTAAAGTGTCCCAAAGAACTAATGATAATAATTTTGGTATGAGAATAGTAGAAGGGAATGGTGTAACTCTGGCTTGGGCACCAAGAGGGCCTGGCTGGCCGGATAAAGGGACTTCCTGGAAAGAGGCGCAAGATATATGCAAGTATTTATCAGCGGATGGTACAACCATTATGAAGGAAGAGCAAAATATTTGGCGCTTGCCAACAGTGGATGAAGCAGTTCGTTCTATGATGCTTCACGACGAAAATGTAGGTGGAGTCTGGTATCCGGAAG from Dehalobacter sp. carries:
- a CDS encoding DUF1566 domain-containing protein, translating into MGKNKKVIIGWIGVFITVILSSVWAYWGAFENFHEGWYSTSIWENLFMFLFQYMLFAIIFVLLALVILRWKRIGFLLHLIFGGFCICFFSGASFNVLGLLIIIPFAVLGLLYYFGEPEPKKWAYRLIIIVPLVITLVISIPQAIKVSQRTNDNNFGMRIVEGNGVTLAWAPRGPGWPDKGTSWKEAQDICKYLSADGTTIMKEEQNIWRLPTVDEAVRSMMLHDENVGGVWYPEEEKAVYDRTPDKETPLWDIHSKVIYYWTSDTSVKDEQQAYVIVYHGGIFDKRKIDQQDYMSFRAVKE
- a CDS encoding helix-turn-helix domain-containing protein; amino-acid sequence: MTKINIGKMIAARRKEKRLTQEELAEYLGVSKPAVSKWESGQSYPDIMLLPILAAFFNVSVDELLGYEAQMTREDIRKLYRRLANAFAAEPFDQTYAECLATIKKYHSCWNLVYSIAQLLVNHAPLAGGPDRMNDVLREASGYFECVEKNSGDAALAREALSLRAYCCLALQEPAQAIELLEGTEEGPISMGILLAKAYAMKGDSDRAKRYLQQSIYTNVASLFGAFPDLMALYADAPEKTDACLQKVLSLGEVFQLKEMQPSHYFTVYLTAAALYSAQNRNEKALDMLEAYADIIFQKNTFPLKLKGNSFFDMLQPYFESLNLGGDAPRSDKLIRKDLKSVVVDNPAFQSLKSEERYQKLWRRLESMEEEV
- a CDS encoding ABC transporter ATP-binding protein, producing the protein MEILKLEHVKKNFGGLPVIQDLSFSVSESSVFGLIGKNGAGKTTTMKMLLGFLKSDAGEIKVCGEKVAYGDTRTNRHVGYLPDVPEFYSYMTPVEYLRLCGEISGQKPRPIRKKTEELLALVGLENSNRKISGFSRGMKQRLGIAQALMNEPRLLICDEPTSALDPVGRKEILDILSVAGQQTAILISTHILSDVERLCDHIGILNDGKLVLQGKLSDIKNSYRHSSLRIELADQDGVAVLAGKLANLPFVSAVEAKENFLTVRLEDVAKEGLRIMELLLREQVFVLKYEVLEPSLEDVFLEVIQ
- a CDS encoding ABC transporter permease subunit: MNGLIAFTKKEFLEQVRSYKAVIMVSVLFLFGMTSPLLAKMTPDIFAQLTVQGISISMPEPTVLDAYGQFFKNMSQMGLIVLLLVFNVMLSQEVTRGTLVILLAKGLSRSAVIMSKYLASLILWTVSYVLAAVTDYGYTVYLFGSFSLPHLFFSLFCLWLFGVFLLAVLLLASTLASGNYGGLLLTATVMMVLMIANVFPAFQKWNPVALASDNITLLTNAEAIGGMSVTAWTTLLMIVLCLILSIIVFRKKKL
- a CDS encoding PLDc N-terminal domain-containing protein; translated protein: MEDLMSYLPFLIPIMVIELALAAAALVHIFRHRTYRIGNQVLWVIVVVLFQIIGPILYFTLGKGDD